A window of Anomalospiza imberbis isolate Cuckoo-Finch-1a 21T00152 chromosome 4, ASM3175350v1, whole genome shotgun sequence contains these coding sequences:
- the NKX6-1 gene encoding homeobox protein Nkx-6.1 → MLALGQMDGAPRQGTFLLGSPPLAALHSMAEMKAPLYPAYPLPAGPASSSSASASPASASPSPPLGSPGLKAPAASAAAAAGGLSALSTAPPQLSAATPHGINDILSRPSMPLPGAALASASPSASSAAPAGLLAGLPRFGSLSPPPPPPPALYFSPGAAAAAAAVAAGRYPKPLAELPGRTPIFWPGVMQSPPWRDARLACAPHQGSILLDKDGKRKHTRPTFSGQQIFALEKTFEQTKYLAGPERARLAYSLGMTESQVKVWFQNRRTKWRKKHAAEMATAKKKQDSETERLKGASENEEEDDDYNKPLDPNSDDEKITQLLKKHKPGGGGLLLHAPEGEASV, encoded by the exons ATGCTGGCGCTGGGGCAGATGGACGGCGCGCCCCGGCAGGGCACCTTCCTACTGGGCAGCCCGCCGCTGGCCGCCCTGCACAGTATGGCCGAGATGAAGGCGCCGCTGTACCCCGCGTACCCCCTGCCCGCCGGGCCcgcttcctcctcctccgcctccGCCTCGCCCGCCTCCGCCTCGCCCTCGCCGCCGCTCGGCTCCCCCGGCCTCAAGGCGcccgccgcctccgccgccgccgccgcgggcgggCTCTCGGCGCTGAGCACGGCCCCGCCGCAGCTCTCGGCCGCCACCCCGCACGGCATCAACGACATCCTCAGCCGGCCCTCCATGCCCCTGCCGGGCGCCGCGCTCGCCTCCGCCTCGCCATCCGCTTCCTCGGcggcgcccgccgggctgctggccgggctgccccgcttcggcagcctcagccccccgccgccgccgccgcctgcccTTTACTTCAGCCCTGGGgccgccgcagccgccgccgctgTGGCCGCCGGGCGCTACCCCAAGCCGCTGGCCGAGCTGCCCGGCCGGACGCCTATCTTCTGGCCGGGGGTGATGCAGAGCCCGCCGTGGAGGGACGCCCGCCTCGCCTGCGCCCCCC ATCAAGGCTCAATTTTGCTGGATAAGGACGGAAAGAGAAAACATACAAGACCCACTTTTTCTGGCCAGCAGATTTTCGCTCTGGAAAAGACTTTCGAACAGACGAAATACCTGGCGGGCCCGGAGCGAGCCCGACTGGCCTATTCCCTGGGGATGACGGAGAGCCAAGTAAAG GTCTGGTTCCAGAACCGGCGGACCAAGTGGCGGAAGAAACACGCGGCGGAGATGGCGACGGCAAAGAAGAAGCAGGACTCGGAGACGGAGCGGCTGAAAGGCGCCTCGGAGAACGAAGAGGAGGACGATGACTACAACAAACCCCTGGATCCCAATTCGGACGATGAGAAGATAACGCAGCTCCTGAAGAAACACAAGCCGGGTGGCGGCGGGCTGTTGCTGCATGCCCCGGAGGGGGAGGCCTCCGTCTAG